One window of the Lepeophtheirus salmonis chromosome 7, UVic_Lsal_1.4, whole genome shotgun sequence genome contains the following:
- the LOC121121309 gene encoding uncharacterized protein, protein MTSGSVNIKNFSWNLKSKKRHRSGSGGSKDNEAAKKKSFLARKNVSSRRLGSGGGSSTSSSTSNLEMISPSTADIEFKYTWSIDGFLKSVKIGGKTSSSIGDSDRHDTRSPTSGDSSLDKGLDSKPFEINVNGVQSTWNLGIRFWVGENGERLANPFLLCLNMLSCKVRNSMDVGIKYKFGVLNRTNNEFEMDSPTKTDINIDNSESLKSVGYKNMLITEKHMNANGDIQLVCKMNIIKEDNSLHSLSSDLKKFDK, encoded by the exons atgacGTCGGGAAGCGTAAATATCAAGAATTTCTCTTGGAACTTGAAATCAAAGAAGAGGCATCGGTCTGGCTCTGGAGGCAGCAAAGACAATGAAGCAGCCAAAAAGAAATCTTTTCTCGCAAGAAAAA ACGTTTCATCCCGTCGACTCGGAAGCGGCGGAGGATCATCCACATCCTCAAGTACATCAAATTTAGAAATGATATCTCCTTCCACCGCAGATAtcgaatttaaatatacttggTCTATTGACGGATTCCTAAAGAGTGTCAAAATTGGAGGAAAAACATCGAGTAGTATAGGGGACAGTGATCGTCATGATACTCGCTCTCCAACCTCAGGAGATTCCTCCCTTGATAAAGGGTTAGACAGCAAGCCATTTGAAATTAATGTCAATGGTGTGCAAAGTACATGGAATCTTGGAATCCGTTTTTGGGTAGGTGAAAATGGCGAGCGTCTCGCAAATCCGTTTTTACTCTGCCTCAACATGCTGAGTTGCAAAGTTCGCAACTCCATGGATGTTGGGATCAAGTATAAATTTGGAGTTCTCAACCGGACCAATAACGAGTTTGAAATGGATTCTCCAACAAAGACGGACATCAATATTGACAATTCAGAGTCCCTCAAATCCGTTGGCTACAAGAATATGCTCATAACGGAAAAACATATGAATGCCAATGGAGACATTCAACTCGTTTGCAAAATGAACATCATTAAAGAAGATAATTCTCTTCATTCCCTTTCATCTgatctcaaaaaatttgataaatga
- the LOC139906008 gene encoding speckle-type POZ protein B-like — MLKDCDKSDKLELKDFPSETFEELLRYIYTDSSANVDLFANTLLAASDKYQLPGLKTHCEKHLVEIISPKNVASFLLLADKYKCEDLKKSALTYCKDNVWYIMKDEQWKVIEEEKPDLFEEAVSKVVKDSCFSHTECLKKERKTL; from the coding sequence ATGCTCAAAGACTGCGATAAATCAGACAAACTAGAGCTCAAGGATTTCCCCTCTGAAACCTTCGAAGAGCTTCTTAGATATATCTACACAGATAGTTCGGCAAATGTGGATCTATTTGCAAATACACTCCTTGCAGCTTCAGATAAATATCAGCTCCCAGGACTAAAGACACACTGTGAAAAACATCTAGTTGAAATCATTAGTCCCAAAAACGTGGCCTCCTTCCTCCTTTTGGCGGATAAATACAAATGCGAAGATCTTAAAAAATCAGCACTCACGTACTGCAAGGATAATGTATGGTACATTATGAAGGATGAACAATGGAAAGTCATTGAGGAGGAAAAACCTGACCTTTTTGAAGAAGCTGTCTCAAAGGTCGTCAAAGACTCCTGCTTTTCTCATACAGAgtgtttgaaaaaagaaaggaaaacgctttga